The genomic segment CTGGCTGTACCGATCCTGACCGTATGGCTGCTCGCTCCCTGGACCCGTGGCGACGACCCCAAACCACCGGTCAAGATGACCGCCCAGGAGGACCACAAGCGGATGATGGAACTGCTGGGGATCAAGGAACTCCGGCGCGGCGCGGACGGGAACCCGAAGTCCGAACGGGCCGCCAACCTCGATGAATCGAAGGCCAACCCGTACCTCGACCTGCCCGACCCGCTGACGCTCAAGAATGGGAAAAAGGTGACCACCGCGGAGGCGTGGACGAATGAGCGACGCCCCGAGATCGTGGAGGACTTCGACCGGGAGGTGTACGGCCGGGTGCCGAAGGACACGCCGAAGGTCAAGTGGGAGGTCACGTCCACGGAGAAGCAGAGCGTCGGCGAGGTGCCCGTGGTCACCAAAAAGCTCGTCGGCCGCGTCGATAACTCCACCTACCCGCTTGTCACGGTGGACATCCAGTTGACGCTGACCACTCCGGCGGGGGCGAAGGGGCCGGTGCCGGTGATGATGGAGTTCGGGTTCAACTTCGGGGGCAAAGGTCCGGCCCCGAAGGCCGGTGCGCCGCCGAGTTGGCAACAACAGGTGCTCGCGAAGGGCTGGGGTTACGCGATCATCGTCCCGACCAGCGTTCAGGCCGACAACGGGGCCGGGCTAACATCCGGCATCATCGGGCTGTGCAACAAGGGCCAACCGCGGAAGCCCGACGACTGGGGCGCGCTGCGGGCGTGGGCCTGGGGCGCCAGTCGGGCGTTGGACTACTTCAAGACCGACAAGGACGTGGACGCCAAGCGTGTGGGCATCGAGGGCCTGTCCCGCTACGGCAAGGCAGCGATCGTGACGATGGCGTATGACGAGCGGTTCGCGATCGGGTTCATCGGCTCGTCCGGGGCGGGCGGCGCCAAGCTCCATCGTCGCGATTACGGGGAGAAGGTCGAGAACGTCGCCTCGTCGGGCGAGTACCACTGGATGGCCGGTAACTACCTCAAATACGCCGGTCCGTTGACGGCAAAAGACCTGCCCGTGGACGCGCACGAGCTGGTGGCGCTGTGCGCTCCGCGACCAGTGTTCATCAGCGTCGGATCGCTTCAAGTCGAAGGCGGCTGGGTCG from the Frigoriglobus tundricola genome contains:
- a CDS encoding glucuronyl esterase domain-containing protein, encoding MRLSPGSLAVPILTVWLLAPWTRGDDPKPPVKMTAQEDHKRMMELLGIKELRRGADGNPKSERAANLDESKANPYLDLPDPLTLKNGKKVTTAEAWTNERRPEIVEDFDREVYGRVPKDTPKVKWEVTSTEKQSVGEVPVVTKKLVGRVDNSTYPLVTVDIQLTLTTPAGAKGPVPVMMEFGFNFGGKGPAPKAGAPPSWQQQVLAKGWGYAIIVPTSVQADNGAGLTSGIIGLCNKGQPRKPDDWGALRAWAWGASRALDYFKTDKDVDAKRVGIEGLSRYGKAAIVTMAYDERFAIGFIGSSGAGGAKLHRRDYGEKVENVASSGEYHWMAGNYLKYAGPLTAKDLPVDAHELVALCAPRPVFISVGSLQVEGGWVDARGMFMAGAEAGRVYELLGKKGLGTSEFPKQETALTDGDVAFRQHAGGHTTGPNWPTFLTFAERYFK